A genomic stretch from Heliangelus exortis chromosome 16, bHelExo1.hap1, whole genome shotgun sequence includes:
- the CEP250 gene encoding centrosome-associated protein CEP250 encodes MAAGPGEEARGLAALQRSEEARQRQAVLVRQLQGKVLQYRTRCRELEQQLEAGGGPLSGRWEATEDHSLERALFQQRCENLAEENTVLREHLEKANEINSALKEDVGKLMADWMRARDELELKESEWRSDRELYDSYLRGEHSRLLRLWRQAVTLRRHFLEMKTATERDLSELKAEQMRLSGSILQNCSHLNSSAQLWESVTLGRSVLRYQAQQQEIIEKSQEMMCLQAKGDLEKKELQDRVMELSALLVQSQKHMEEKEKTIKTLNDTVEILEASQLEKEYEASLTKSAKEENLSLQKLLKDITEVVLDDSDSVVSILCTDSSQHTESSNILSHLSSMDAEHSFILVQEALARKRRATQALREELSARQDSINFLQHQHRQQEEKCRKLQQRLEQLEEECKTSSSHQQHLQSLVEALRSDCANLQRSREELQHQLEETEQEASRLQQTNTELQLKEDSAQGEKVEQQEMMERAQHEQELLLKDLAVLEGKHSSLQSELIITRETLEKLQLQRDLLEQEKDELSRALGKAEQSVAELTGAQNKLSAEVADLQVATVKMSSINEALALDKVQLNELVLQLEQENEVLTSKVGEVERAKLSGQEKLSLCERTNEELCTEKAHLEQLLKKAEEQQEGLQLQLNILAGEKEETQEKLSQVSHQQESARSHLEQLCQESSLQGQALAKVSKEKELLVHEKAALEVRLAAVERDRQGLSEQLEEARSAKETLESSLFEAQQHLSQLEITRSQLEIQLHTVTQAKEVIQGEVKCLQCELEAERSLMKQELEAMAQQLLRAEQQYESDLKLQETDHKVEVKKLLQDLASERERHHSELQEMLEKWEKEKAETEGEHEKKLFDVKQEAATMQAQQEAERTRDENAKQEALLEKEREKKALLETLLQTQGELREAHQQLELLRQEMEEQQENGQSMTEKLQAELQETRSEIKAVEKRHKEELKTIKEETNMLLQQRDALQKQVEELTSQLTASQESQQVIGRKAQQDLSEAQELSRQKVLEVVHLQKILEEERTQWEEVEHQNKKLQMCLQTLEGERSRWEEAERRNTEFQASLKVLESEKARLTLSLEEKEVSLRALEENNLAQHNEVSQLLSAIQQAQQLHSDHRREIQELNNQIQVLQESLQEKEAGLAAREQELLQDLEESRARECCSRDSVRVLEAEVAELHLRLRSTESRAEVLATECQQANSAHWESQSQLEKLHLVLHRMISDSRDLVTGSSEQGHVWSLTVAQAGDLPAELTADRVAAALQDLHQHLKQTQQDLNDARKKIQDLELKLSERQAEMDHVSAHNQELQKQLAQSQEETQQAECQKNSVQAALQEEVTALKKEAETLHQEVVSLERKLRNTEKEREDVLHERDRLQELQEKLECERKLLEESLTASETRANTATDMKQSLEQELQTTLSVLKIKNQEVETQWEKIQVLQKEAAEVKALQENLTHTSATLLEREGEIKLYQEQMRMLEKQKEMQRTALDQVIKEITEKTESQQEQIQELEKQQEKQNIVVSKMNKELEERDQEIRSQHEQIEELEKQLELQSNAVSKVSRELEERDQEIRSQQEEIKELEKQLEVQSNAVSRVSKELEERDQEIKFQEGKIMILEQHGASQVRNLLVDLDHMKENLKEKNTELLSLTQQIQELEKEREEVKSLRTNLEHLRAVLEDRESECDSQRDQLSLLQQYREQQEGHLQELHGKVGEMTLSISKKDQDLESKQKQIQEAEVMEMQLRTVRDQLEQTLETLREKDRLIDSQEQQRRSYEEKTEERMNVLHRHLEYTTALLKEKDVIIESQKEVIETFQKQAQDSDQQEEALQHLQAVLKEQEQEMLSLQKQCEAHKEKEEKNEAEQTDLQATKLTLKEREEKIEVLEEAVSRLQEQKEEAVMQTKDILQKLEYAESFLEARDQEIASLQEHVQDLQEQKELEGNQAKRLQQDLDEMRQIVRKHRSELLRQTEQMNTLQLREESMKVALTSCQKQVGLLEEVVRKRDEDNETLKQKLQHQEEELKTLQNLQLRLTEKNTEVRHWREQEKLLAEDLPARERESRAPSGAKESEEERRGLWEDLQDVRQTLTKKDEEIKHQRDRVRDLEETLTGREQELRRQSELLKQITSALQWKGDRETLQKQILKLQKWEEEEAEKRRVLQEREHLLQRQKELTQQLEQERKAKGQELERLIALLKQTERGEVAWKEKAQALTLALTSSEMTNGTLRGEIAVLQSMVSERDTDRYQQQQAVAEGEQLSWLSEKRILSQQLECLQGAVARLELEKTELEEHNTELRKTLEQVERERRRLKRYYRSLPGPCGGSDSDQHKVPRQEEPHACCSHRLVELQNQVSLLQTQLAQERKSKQDYIECCAKTNQELSDLHQELNSSLAAVVREPRAAVLEAETRKLDRSLNLSLALRSLDSPEREPLHSTARAARSEELR; translated from the exons ATGGCGGCGGGGCCCGGGGAGGAGGCGCGGGGCCTGGCAGCGCTGCAACGCTCGGAGGAGGCTCGGCAGCGCCAGGCGGTGCTGGTGCGGCAGCTGCAGGGGAAG GTCCTGCAGTACCGGACTCGGTGtagagagctggagcagcagctggaagcaggaggg GGACCCCTTTCAGGCAGGTGGGAAGCCACAGAAGACCACAGCCTGGAGAGAGCACTGTTTCAGCAAAG GTGTGAGAATCTGGCTGAAGAGAACACTGTCCTGAGGGAGCACCTCGAGAAAGCAAATGAGATTAATTCAGCCCTCAAAGAAGATGTTGGCAAACTGATGGCAGATTGGATGAGGGCTCGGGATGAGCTGGAGTTGAAGGAGAGTGAATGGCGCAGTGACCGTGAG CTTTATGACAGCTACTTACGGGGTGAGCACAGCCGGCTGCTGAGGCTGTGGCGCCAGGCGGTCACCCTGCGCCGCCATTTCCTGGAGATGAAGACAGCGACGGAGAG AGATTTGTCAGAGCTGAAGGCTGAGCAGATGAGGCTTTCTGGATCTATACTGCAGAACTGCTCCCATCTCAACTCCAGTGCACAGCTCTGGGAGTCTGTCACTCTGGGTAGATCTGTCCTAAGGTATCAAGCACAGCAGCAAGAAATCATTGAGAAGAGTCAGGAAATGATGTGCTTACAAGCCAAGGGGGACCTGGAGAAGAAGGAGCTTCAAGACAG GGTGATGGAGCTCTCTGCCTTGCTTGTGCAGTCTCAGAAGCacatggaggagaaggagaagaccATCAAAACACTGAATGACACTGTGGAGATTCTA GAAGCAAGTCAGTTAGAGAAAGAATATGAAGCTTCACTGACTAAAAGTGCCAAAGAAGAGAATCTTTCCCTCCAAAAGCTGTTAAAAGATATAACTGAG GTGGTGTTAGATGACAGTGACAGCGTGGTCAGCATTCTCTGCACTGacagctcccagcacacagAGTCCAGCAACATCCTCTCTCATCTGAGCTCCATGGATGCAGAGCACAGCTTTATATTGGTTCAGGAAGCACTGGCAAGGAAGAGAAGAGCAACACAG GCCCTAAGGGAAGAGCTTTCTGCCAGGCAGGACTCCATCAAtttcctgcagcaccagcacaggcagcaggaggagaagtgCAGGAAGCTGCAGCAAAGGCTTGAGCAACTGGAGGAGGAATGCAAAACatccagcagccaccagcagcacctccagTCTCTGGTGGAAGCACTCAGAAG TGACTGTGCAAACCTTcagagaagcagggaagagcTACAGCATCAGCTGGAAGAAACAGAGCAAGAAGCCTCACGCCTGCAACAAACTaacactgagctgcagctgaaggaagATTCAGCCCAGGGGGAAAAAGTGGAGCAGCAAGAGATGATGGAGAGAGCACAGCATGAGCAGGAGCTCCT ACTGAAGGACTTAGCTGTTCttgaaggaaaacattcatCATTACAGAGTGAGCTGATAATCACAAGAGAGACACTGGAGAAGTTGCAGCTACAGAGAGACCTGCTGGAGCAAGAAAAGGATGAGCTTTCCAGGGCCCTGGGTAAG GCAGAGCAGTCAGTAGCAGAGTTGACAGGGGCTCAGAATAAGCTGAGTGCTGAAGTAGCTGATCTCCAGGTTGCCACAGTGAAGATGAGCAGCATCAATGAAGCTCTTGCCTTGGATAAAGTCCAACTGAATGAACTTGTGCTGCAG CTGGAGCAAGAGAATGAAGTTCTGACAAGTAAAGTGGGTGAGGTGGAGAGAGCAAAGCTGTCTGGGCAGGAGAAGCTGAGCTTGTGTGAAAGAACAAATGAAGAGCTCTGTACAGAGAAAGCccacctggagcagctgctgaagaaagcagaggagcaaCAGGAGGGGCTGCAGTTACAGCTGAACATACTGgcaggggagaaggaagaaaccCAAGAGAAACTCAGTCAG GTTTCCCACCAGCAGGAGTCAGCTCGGAGCCATctggagcagctgtgccaggaATCCTCTCTCCAGGGACAGGCACTGGCCAAGGTGTCCAAGGAGAAGGAGTTGTTGGTGCATGAGAAGGCAGCCCTGGAGGTGAGACTGGCAGCTGTGGAGAGGGACAGGCAGGGCctctcagagcagctggaagaggCCAG GTCAGCAAAGGAGACCCTGGAATCCAGCCTGTTTGAGGCTCAGCAACACTTATCTCAGCTGGAGATCACCAGGAGTCAGCTTGAAATCCAGCTTCACACAGTCACACAGGCCAAGGAGGTGATACAAG GGGAAGTGAAGTGTCTTCAATGTGAGCTGGAAGCTGAGAGATCTCTCATGAAGCAGGAACTGGAAGCCAtggcccagcagctcctgagggcagagcagcagtATGAGAGTGACCTCAAACTTCAGGAAACTGATCACAAAGTGGAAGTAAAGAAGCTCCTGCAAGACCTG GCAAGCGAGCGGGAGAGGCACCactcagagctgcaggagatgctggagaaatgggaaaaagagaaggcagagacAGAAGGGGAGCATGAGAAGAAGCTGTTTGATGTGAAGCAGGAAGCTGCTACCATGCAAGCTcaacaagaagcagaaagaacCAGAGATGAAAATGCCAAGCAAGAG GCCCTGCTAGAAAAGGAGCGTGAGAAGAAAGCTTTGCTGGAGACACTGCTGCAGACTCAGGGAGAGCTGAGAGAAGCCCATCAGCAGCTAGAGCTGCTCAGGCAGGAGATGGAAGAGCAGCAAGAGAATGGGCAG AGCAtgacagaaaagctgcaggcagagctgcaggaaactCGGAGTGAGATCAAAGCTGTGGAGAAGAGGCACAAGGAAGAACTCAAAACCATAAAGGAGGAGACAAATATGCTGCTTCAGCAGAGGGATGCTCTACAAAAACAG GTGGAGGAGCTGACATCTCAACTCACAGCATCCCAAGAGTCCCAACAAGTGATTGGCCGCAAAGCTCAGCAAGATCTGAGTGAGGCACAGGAACTGTCAAGGCAGAAGGTGCTGGAGGTTGTGCATCTCCAGAAGAtcctggaggaggagagaacTCAATGGGAGGAGGTAGAACATCAGAACAAGAAGCTGCAAATGTGTCTGCAGACCTTGGAGGGGGAAAGGAGTCGATGGGAAGAAGCAGAGCGGCGCAACACTGAATTTCAGGCTTCACTGAAGGTTCTGGAGAGTGAAAAAGCCAG GCTGACTCTGtctctggaagagaaagaagtgaGCCTTAGAGCCCTTGAAGAAAACAACCTTGCCCAGCACAATGAGGTGTCTCAGCTTCTTTCTGCTATTCAGCAGGCCCAGCAGCTCCATTCAGAccacagaagagaaatacaAGAGCTCAACAACCAG ATCCAGGTGCTGCAGGAATCACTGCAGGAGAAggaggctgggctggcagctcgtgagcaggagctgctgcaggatcTGGAGGAGTCCCGAGCCAGGGAATGCTGCTCCAGGGACTCTGTACGTGTGCTGGAGGCTGAGGTGGCTGAGCTGCATTTGAGGCTTCGTagcacagagagcagagcagaggtgttGGCCACAGAGTGTCAGCAGGCCAACAGTGCCCACTGGGAATCCCAATCCCAGCTGGAAAAACTCCACTTGGTTCTCCACCGCATGATCAGTGACAGCAGAGATTTGGTCACTGGGAGCTCAG AACAGGGTCATGTCTGGAGCCTCACTGTTGCTCAGGCTGGGGacctccctgcagagctgacaGCAGACAGAGTGGCTGCAGCCCTTCAAGACCTGCATCAGCACCTGAAGCAGACTCAGCAGGATCTG AATGATGCAAGGAAGAAGATCCAGGACTTGGAGCTGAAACTGAGCGAGAGGCAAGCTGAGATGGACCATGTCAGTGCCCACAATcaagagctgcagaagcagTTAGCTCAAAGCCAGGAAG AGACACAGCAGGCAGAATGCCAGAAGAACTCTGTACAAGCTGCCCTGCAGGAAGAGGTCACTGCTCtgaaaaaggaggctgagactCTGCATCAAGAGGTGGTGTCTTTGGAAAGGAAACTCAGGAACactgagaaggaaagagaggatGTTCTG CATGAACGAGACAGACTGCAAGAACTTCAAGAAAAATTAGAATGTGAGAGAAAACTTCTTGAGGAATCACTCACAGCCTCTGAAACCCGAGCAAATACAGCAACAGATATGAAACAATCTCTTGAACAAGAACTCCAAACCACACTGTctgtcttaaaaattaaaaaccaggaAGTGGAGACACAATGGGAGAAAATCCAGGTGCTAcagaaagaggcagcagaggtgaAAGCCTTACAGGAGAATCTCACTCATACATCTGCCACCCTGttagagagggagggagaaatcaAGTTATACCAGGAACAGATGAGaatgctggaaaagcagaaagaaatgcagagaactGCTCTTGATCAGGTTATTAAGGAGataacagagaaaacagaatccCAGCAAGAGCAGATacaggagctggagaagcagcaggaaaaacaaaatattgttgTAAGCAAAATGAACAAAGAACTGGAGGAGAGAGACCAGGAGATCAGATCCCAGCATGAACAGAtagaggagctggagaagcaaCTGGAACTGCAGAGCAATGCTGTCAGCAAGgtgagcagagagctggaggagagggaccAGGAGATCAGATCCCAACAAGAAGAGATAAAAGAGCTTGAGAAGCAGCTAGAAGTGCAGAGCAATGCTGTCAGCAGGGTGAGcaaagagctggaggagagggaccAGGAGATCAAATTCCAGGAGGGGAAAATAATGATTCTAGAACAACACGGTGCATCACAAGTGAGAAATCTGCTCGTGGATCTTGACCATATGAAAGaaaacttgaaggaaaaaaacacagagcttTTATCTCTGACTCAGCAGATCCAGGaactggaaaaggagagagaagaggtgAAATCTCTGCGCACAAACCTTGAACACCTGAGGGCAGTTCTTGAAGACAGAGAGAGCGAGTGTGACTCTCAAAGGGATCAGTTAAGTCTCCTGCAGCAGTACAGGGAACAGCAAGAGGGGCACCTGCAAGAGCTTCATGGTAAAGTAGGAGAAATGACACTTTCTATATCTAAAAAAGATCAAGATCTTgaatcaaaacaaaagcaaatccaGGAAGCTGAAGTCATGGAAATGCAGCTAAGGACTGTGCGTGACCAACTGGAGCAGACCTTGGAAACCTTAAGAGAAAAGGACAGACTCATTGACAGCCAAGAGCAACAAAGAAGGAGCtatgaggaaaaaacagaagaacgGATGAATGTCCTACATAGACACTTGGAATACACTACAGCactactgaaagaaaaggaTGTTATCATTGAGTCTCAGAAGGAAGTGATTGAGACCTTCCAAAAACAAGCACAAGACTCTGACCAGCAGGAGGaagctctgcagcatcttcaAGCAGTACTAAAGGAACAGGAGCAAGAAATGCTATCCCTTCAAAAGCAATGTGAGGCACacaaggaaaaggaggaaaagaatgaaGCTGAGCAAACAGATCTTCAAGCAACAAAACTGACtctgaaggaaagagaagaaaagatagAGGTTCTGGAGGAGGCTGTCTCTAGGCTTCAAGAGCAAAAGGAAGAGGCAGTGATGCAGACTAAGGACATACTGCAAAAACTGGAATATGCTGAATCTTTCCTAGAGGCTAGAGATCAAGAGATAGCATCTTTGCAAGAGCATGTCCAGGACCTTCAAGAGCAGAAGGAGCTAGAAGGTAATCAGGCCAAGAGGCTACAGCAGGATCTAGATGAAATGAGGCAGATAGTGAGGAAGCACCGCTCAGAGCTCCTCAGGCAGACAGAGCAAATGAACACACTGCAGCTTCGTGAGGAAAGCATGAAAGTAGCACTAACATCATGCCAGAAGCAAGTGGGTCTGCTTGAGGAAGTGGTGAGGAAGAGAGATGAAGACAATGAGACTCTTAAGCAAAAACTCCAGCACCAAGAAGAGGAACTGAAGACCTTGCAGAATCTCCAGCTTAGGCTAACTGAGAAAAACACAGAGGTTAGGCACTGGAGAGAGCAAGAGAAGCTCCTGGCAGAAGACTTGCCTGCAAGGGAACGAGAGAGCAGGGCTCCAAGTGGGGCAAAAGAgtcagaagaggaaagaagaggtcTTTGGGAAGATCTCCAGGATGTTCGTCAGACTCTGACAAAGAAGGATGAAGAGATCAAGCACCAAAGAGACAGAGTCAGGGATCTAGAGGAGACTCTGACCGGGAGAGAACAAGAGCTTAGGAGGCAGAGTGAACTCCTGAAACAAATAACATCAGCTTTGCAATGGAAAGGTGACAGGGAGACCCTGCAAAAACAAATCCTAAAACTCCAAAaatgggaggaagaggaagcagagaagaggagggtTCTCCAGGAGAGAGAGCACCTCCTGCAAAGGCAGAAGGAGctcacccagcagctggagcaggagcgGAAAGCAAAGGGTCAAGAACTGGAGCGTTTGATTGCTCTTTTGAAACAGACTGAAAGAGGAGAAGTGGCATGGAAAGAGAAGGCCCAAGCACTGACTCTTGCCCTCACCAGCAGTGAAATGACCAATGGGACTCTGAGGGGAGAAATAGCTGTCCTGCAGAGCATGGTTTCAGAGAGGGACACAGACCGCTATCAGCAGCAG CAGGCTGTGGCAGAAGGGGAGCAGCTATCATGGCTCTCAGAGAAGAGAATCCTGTCACAGCAGCTGGAATGTCTGCAAGGAGCAGTTGCAAGGCTGGAACTTGAGAAGACTGAGCTGGAGGAACACAACACTGAGCTCAGGAAGACTCTTGAGCAG GTGGAACGTGAACGGAGGAGGCTGAAGAGATATTACAGATCTCTGCCAGGTCCATGTGGAGGTTCTGACTCTGACCAGCACAAGGTTCCCAGGCAG GAGGAGCCTCATGCTTGCTGCAGTCATCGTTTAGTGGAGTTACAGAAccag GTGTCCCTTCTGCAGACACAGCTGGCACAGGAACGAAAATCCAAGCAGGACTATATTGAGTGCTGTGCAAAAACCAACCAGGAGCTATCAGACCTTCACCAGGAGCTCAATTCCTCCTTAGCAGCTGTGGTCagggagcccagagctgctgttctGGAAGCAGAGACTCGGAAGCTGGATCGGTCCCTGAACCTGAGCTTGGCACTAAGATCTCTGGACTCTCCTGAGAGGGAACCATTGCATTCAACTGCCAGAGCAGCCAGAAGTGAGGAGCTGAGGTAG